One genomic window of Enoplosus armatus isolate fEnoArm2 chromosome 19, fEnoArm2.hap1, whole genome shotgun sequence includes the following:
- the adorb1a gene encoding adenosine A2c receptor translates to MESTTALLNLYTFQTRNSIRPYSHFLQPLQNSSAPSSSNATSSLPSPPPADLVISPNVAYMAAELVIAFLSTIGNLLVCAAVGLNRKLRTVTNYFVVSLAVADICVGAIAIPCAILTDIGLPRHNLYLCLLMLSVLIMFTQSSIFSLLAVAVERYVAIFMPLRYQVLMTPRNALLVILTTWLLAFLIGLVPLMGWHKTPPDSGYCFFVLVVDMTYMVYFNFFACVLTPLVIMFLIYAQIFVTVKRQVRRIASEQRGRGEGQMRAAASMRREVKTASSLFLVLFLFTICWIPLHIINCFLLLCPQCPVPLELLLTAIILSHANSAVNPFLYAYTMTAFRDTFKAIFLCCRTLEDREASNVARDDDREGTAVQNAHQS, encoded by the coding sequence ATGGAGAGCACCACTGCATTGTTGAACCTCTACACTTTCCAAACTAGAAACTCAATCCGACCATATTCCCATTTCCTGCAGCCTCTTCAGAACTCTTcagctccttcctcctccaacGCCACCTCCTCCCTACCTTCCCCTCCGCCTGCTGACCTGGTGATTTCCCCTAATGTGGCGTACATGGCGGCTGAGCTCGTCATCGCCTTTCTCTCCACAATCGGCAATTTACTGGTCTGCGCTGCCGTGGGCCTCAACCGTAAGTTACGCACCGTCACCAACTATTTCGTGGTCTCGCTCGCAGTCGCTGACATCTGTGTGGGCGCGATTGCCATTCCCTGCGCCATCCTGACTGATATCGGTTTACCACGTCACAATCTCTACCTGTGTCTGCTCATGCTGAGCGTTTTAATTATGTTCACGCAGAGCTCCATCTTCAGCCTGCTGGCAGTGGCTGTGGAGCGCTACGTGGCCATCTTCATGCCCTTACGCTACCAGGTCCTGATGACGCCTCGCAACGCTTTGTTAGTGATCCTGACCACGTGGCTGCTGGCCTTTCTCATTGGGCTTGTGCCTCTGATGGGCTGGCACAAGACGCCACCTGATTCAGGCTACTGTTTCTTTGTCCTGGTGGTGGACATGACCTACATGGTCTATTTCAACTTCTTTGCTTGTGTGCTGACCCCTTTGGTGATCATGTTTCTCATTTATGCCCAAATTTTTGTCACAGTCAAGCGGCAGGTGAGGCGCATCGCATCTGAGcaaagaggcagaggggagggaCAAATGAGGGCTGCAGCCAGCATGCGCCGAGAGGTGAAGACTGCTTCTTCACTTTTTCTGgttcttttcctcttcacaaTCTGCTGGATCCCGCTCCACATAATCAACTGCTTTCTGTTGCTCTGTCCACAATGCCCCGTGCCGCTAGAGCTGCTGCTCACCGCCATCATCCTGTCACATGCCAACTCTGCTGTCAACCCCTTCCTGTATGCATACACAATGACCGCTTTCAGGGACACCTTCAAGGCTATTTTCTTGTGCTGCAGGACactggaagacagagaggcttCAAATGTAGCCAGAGATGATGACAGAGAGGGCACGGCTGTCCAAAACGCTCACCAGAGCTGA